Part of the Deinococcus fonticola genome, TCTCGTGACCTGCCCGTGCAGCGCGGTCATACCACTCGGTGGCTTTGGACAGGTTGAACTCCAGGCCTCCCCGGCCGGTCGCATGCAGGGCACCCATGTTGTACATGGCCCTGAGTTGCCCCTGTCCAGCCGCCTGTTTCAGAAAGTGAAGGGCCTTCTCTTCGTCCAGTTCAACCCCGACACCTGTGCTGTGCAGCACATACAGTTCAAAAAGTGCGTCGGCATTGCCCAGGCCGGCCGCCTGCGCGTGAAGGGCAGCGCTGTGCTCCGGGCTGCTCTCCACGCCGAAGCCCGTAAAGAAGGCCAGGCCCAGGTTGTACAGCGCCGTGTGGTCTTGCGGGCGGATCTGGCACCACTGCTGAAGTTGCCGGGTAGTTTCCTTCTGCTCGGCTTCCGGCAGTTCGGAGCGCAGGTATGAATGCTGTAAACGGAACAGGGGCACGATCAACTCCGGGTGTTCCGGCAGGGCCTCTGTCAGCAGCCTGGAAGCCGCGGCCGCCTCCCCGAAGTCCACCTGATGCTGCAC contains:
- a CDS encoding tetratricopeptide repeat protein; protein product: MTGSMTQLLRQAPTLERGGRALSWAQEKLGNIVRGDLMLGILSDEDLALIPQALAFAGRSGWPGAWPLLVQHQVDFGEAAAASRLLTEALPEHPELIVPLFRLQHSYLRSELPEAEQKETTRQLQQWCQIRPQDHTALYNLGLAFFTGFGVESSPEHSAALHAQAAGLGNADALFELYVLHSTGVGVELDEEKALHFLKQAAGQGQLRAMYNMGALHATGRGGLEFNLSKATEWYDRAARAGHEKAVDTLIIMFLDGEGVEQDLDRAEEYIELGESFGYDMDVYREDLEEEREQEREGRA